One stretch of Gemmatimonadota bacterium DNA includes these proteins:
- a CDS encoding leucine-rich repeat domain-containing protein: MNLPRVFHLYCFLALFAAVSCGKDSPTGPTGPANVVVTPDSVTMTAIGQSVQLDAQVQYEAGATSSGHTVVWSSRNPSVASVTSGGLVTALSNGTADITATAGQKQGKSTITVSQAARTITVEPSSVTLTRADETASLKASVLDENGRAVENAVVKWSISDESVATVSDDGLVTAVRSGSAVVTATSGEASASVTVTVTIDVSDRTTLIDFYHAMDGANWNERDNWLSEEPLTEWHGITTDANGRVIRLELRSNNLSGGLPGNLVNLILLRELDLAGNQVSGAIPAELTRFDELRILDLGANEMSGSVPDELALLANLEILNLGNNSLTGSIPAELGQMTTLTRLDIGGNDLTGTIPPELGRLSSLKHLELNQNELDGSIPAELGDLSQLKFLHLDTNKLTGPIPPELGNLESLEFLNLWRNKITGEIPVELSQLENLERMDLDENQLSGPIPADLGQFHNLEILYLNSNKLTGEIPTVLGEQPKLRLLSLYGNELTGPVPVELSQLPNLEILYLHNNELTGPIPSEFGRLQDLEALYLQGNELSGAVPSELGQLDDLEILYLHGNQLTGMIPKTFAALSDVTQFFFHDNEGLCLPSVPALLAWVDGLDEWMGSRCDEAGFAEGLLMVGEGADRLYRLNPNTGEAKPVGEAERFDVDEYQPYGLTAHNGVLYMTGGWNAALYTLDPETGVATRVGDAEEFGVGESQPMGLASHNGRLYMAGGANAGLYALDTVTGEATPVGGAIEFGVGETQPFGLASHMGDLFMVGYNSARLYMLNPATGTASPVGDAGDFGVGEDLPTGLTSHRGVLYMAGGWTAKLYTLDADTGIASPIGNADEEVNQFGIDEDAPTGLASLAREVSARKVVPVVRVIKE; this comes from the coding sequence ATGAATCTCCCCCGTGTCTTCCATCTCTACTGTTTTCTCGCGCTTTTCGCGGCGGTCTCCTGCGGCAAGGACAGCCCCACCGGACCCACCGGACCGGCCAACGTCGTCGTGACGCCTGACTCGGTAACGATGACCGCGATCGGCCAGTCCGTGCAGCTCGACGCGCAGGTGCAATACGAGGCCGGCGCGACATCGTCCGGACACACGGTGGTCTGGTCGAGCCGGAATCCGTCCGTGGCATCCGTGACCAGCGGAGGGCTCGTCACCGCGCTCAGCAACGGTACGGCCGATATCACGGCCACCGCGGGACAGAAACAGGGCAAGTCCACGATTACCGTATCCCAGGCTGCGCGAACGATAACAGTTGAACCGTCTTCTGTAACGTTGACCAGGGCCGACGAGACCGCAAGTCTGAAGGCCTCGGTGCTGGACGAAAACGGCCGCGCCGTGGAAAACGCGGTAGTGAAATGGTCGATCAGCGACGAATCGGTGGCGACGGTAAGCGACGACGGCCTGGTCACGGCCGTGCGAAGCGGCAGCGCTGTCGTGACCGCCACCTCCGGTGAAGCTTCGGCCAGCGTGACAGTCACCGTAACCATCGATGTCAGCGATCGCACCACGCTGATCGATTTCTACCACGCGATGGACGGTGCGAACTGGAATGAGCGCGATAACTGGTTGAGTGAAGAACCCCTGACCGAGTGGCACGGTATCACGACCGACGCCAACGGAAGGGTGATCCGGCTGGAACTGCGCTCGAACAACCTGTCGGGCGGGCTGCCCGGGAATCTCGTCAATCTCATCCTGCTGAGGGAACTGGATCTGGCGGGCAACCAGGTATCCGGCGCCATCCCGGCCGAGCTCACCCGGTTCGACGAACTGAGGATCCTCGATCTGGGCGCCAATGAGATGTCGGGATCCGTGCCTGATGAGCTTGCTTTGCTTGCCAACCTGGAGATACTGAACCTGGGGAACAACAGCCTTACCGGGTCCATCCCCGCTGAACTGGGACAGATGACCACCCTGACACGGTTGGACATTGGCGGCAACGACCTGACCGGTACGATTCCGCCGGAACTGGGCCGGCTTTCCAGTCTGAAGCACCTGGAACTGAACCAAAACGAACTGGATGGATCGATTCCTGCCGAACTGGGCGACTTGTCTCAGCTGAAGTTCCTGCACCTGGACACGAACAAACTGACCGGCCCGATCCCGCCGGAACTGGGTAATCTGGAAAGCCTGGAGTTTTTGAACCTCTGGCGGAACAAGATTACAGGAGAGATTCCGGTTGAATTGAGCCAACTGGAAAACCTGGAACGCATGGATCTGGATGAGAATCAGTTGTCCGGACCGATCCCCGCCGACCTGGGACAGTTCCACAATCTCGAGATACTCTACCTCAATTCCAACAAACTGACGGGCGAGATCCCGACGGTCCTTGGGGAACAACCCAAGCTTCGTCTGTTGAGTCTCTATGGAAATGAGCTGACCGGCCCGGTACCGGTCGAATTGAGTCAACTCCCCAATCTCGAGATTCTTTATCTCCATAACAACGAACTGACCGGACCCATTCCATCCGAGTTTGGACGGCTCCAGGATCTCGAAGCGTTGTACCTCCAAGGCAACGAACTGTCCGGGGCCGTTCCGTCCGAACTGGGGCAACTCGACGACCTGGAAATCTTGTATCTCCATGGAAACCAGCTAACCGGGATGATTCCCAAGACTTTTGCGGCCCTTTCGGACGTCACCCAGTTCTTCTTTCACGACAATGAAGGGCTGTGCTTACCGAGCGTTCCGGCTTTGCTGGCCTGGGTTGACGGCCTGGACGAATGGATGGGGTCGCGGTGCGACGAAGCCGGATTCGCCGAAGGCCTCCTCATGGTGGGCGAAGGCGCCGACCGACTGTACAGACTGAACCCGAACACGGGGGAAGCCAAACCCGTCGGTGAAGCCGAGCGGTTCGACGTCGACGAGTACCAGCCCTATGGCCTGACTGCGCACAACGGCGTGTTGTACATGACGGGCGGATGGAACGCGGCACTGTACACCCTGGATCCGGAAACCGGCGTGGCCACGCGGGTCGGCGATGCCGAGGAATTCGGTGTGGGCGAATCCCAGCCCATGGGCCTGGCGTCCCACAACGGCAGGCTGTACATGGCCGGCGGGGCGAATGCCGGGCTCTACGCGCTGGATACGGTGACGGGGGAAGCGACCCCGGTTGGTGGCGCGATTGAGTTCGGCGTTGGTGAAACCCAGCCCTTCGGTCTCGCGTCTCACATGGGCGATCTGTTCATGGTCGGCTACAACTCGGCCCGGCTGTACATGCTGAATCCAGCAACGGGGACGGCATCGCCCGTGGGCGACGCGGGCGACTTCGGCGTCGGTGAAGACCTGCCGACCGGGCTGACGTCACACCGAGGTGTGTTGTACATGGCCGGCGGGTGGACGGCGAAACTTTACACCCTGGACGCAGACACGGGAATCGCATCGCCGATTGGGAATGCCGATGAGGAGGTCAACCAGTTCGGCATCGATGAAGACGCGCCGACGGGCCTGGCTTCGCTGGCGCGAGAGGTGTCGGCGCGGAAGGTTGTGCCTGTGGTTAGGGTGATAAAGGAGTGA
- a CDS encoding cation:proton antiporter: MMDFVWIAIALGDIAWIAVAFALGLLSRAAGLPPLVGFLAAGFVLNLFGIASGEMLQKLADLGITLLLFVVGLKLNLRTFARPQVWAVTGLHMAAIVPVLGTILLILALLNVPSFSGLGIYQSLLIAFALSFSSTVFVVKVLEDKGETAALHGRIAVGILIVQDLAAVAYIAVSVGMWPSPWALLVLLLIPARPLLLYILQKVGHGELLVLSGLLLALGGAEVFEMVGLKGDLGALALGALIANSAKANEMAKTMLGFKDLFLVAFFLSIGLSGPLTLDAVLIAAAITPLVLLKSALFFGLLTAFKLRARTSLLATLNLTNFSEFGLIVAVIGVANGWIDGLWLIVIAMALTLSCAISAVLNVSAHQIYARYRTVWDRLQKTDRLPDDQPLDTGGATIAIIGVGRVGTAAYDNMRQLFGDTVVGVDLDPVKVERQQSSGRHVLLGDPTDADFWYRVQTAHTLELVMLALPNLAANLAVLDQLKASSSYCRVAATARFPDEVDVLKEAGASSVYNVYAEAGSGFAAHVAAQTPQKADE, encoded by the coding sequence ATGATGGATTTCGTGTGGATTGCCATCGCGCTGGGCGACATCGCTTGGATCGCCGTGGCGTTCGCGCTGGGGCTGCTGTCCAGGGCCGCAGGACTGCCGCCCCTGGTCGGATTCCTCGCCGCCGGATTCGTCCTCAACCTGTTCGGTATTGCCAGCGGGGAAATGCTTCAGAAGCTGGCGGATCTTGGGATTACCCTGTTGCTGTTCGTCGTCGGCCTCAAGCTCAACCTGCGGACCTTTGCGCGGCCGCAGGTCTGGGCCGTCACCGGCTTGCATATGGCGGCGATCGTCCCGGTCCTGGGAACGATCCTTCTCATCCTCGCCCTGCTGAATGTTCCCTCCTTCTCCGGCCTTGGCATCTACCAGTCATTGCTGATCGCCTTCGCGTTGAGTTTTTCCAGCACGGTCTTCGTGGTGAAGGTCCTGGAGGACAAAGGGGAGACCGCCGCGCTGCATGGCCGCATCGCGGTCGGGATTCTCATCGTGCAGGATCTGGCCGCCGTGGCCTATATCGCGGTCTCGGTAGGCATGTGGCCTTCCCCCTGGGCGCTGCTGGTCCTGCTCCTCATACCGGCGCGACCACTGCTGCTTTACATCCTGCAGAAAGTCGGCCATGGCGAGCTCCTGGTACTGAGCGGGCTGCTCCTCGCCTTGGGTGGGGCGGAAGTTTTCGAGATGGTCGGACTGAAGGGCGACTTAGGCGCACTCGCCCTGGGTGCGCTGATCGCCAACAGCGCAAAAGCTAATGAAATGGCGAAGACCATGCTCGGGTTCAAGGACCTGTTCCTGGTTGCCTTCTTTCTGTCCATCGGGCTCTCCGGACCGCTGACACTGGATGCGGTGCTGATCGCCGCGGCCATCACGCCGCTTGTATTGCTGAAGTCGGCGCTGTTCTTCGGTCTGCTAACAGCATTCAAACTGCGCGCCCGTACCTCACTGCTCGCGACGCTGAACCTGACCAACTTCAGCGAGTTCGGACTCATCGTAGCGGTCATCGGTGTGGCCAATGGATGGATCGACGGCCTCTGGCTCATCGTCATCGCGATGGCCCTGACGTTGTCCTGCGCCATCTCGGCGGTACTTAACGTTTCCGCCCACCAGATCTACGCCCGGTACCGGACCGTGTGGGACCGGCTTCAGAAGACCGATCGTCTTCCCGATGACCAGCCGCTCGACACCGGTGGAGCCACGATCGCCATCATCGGCGTGGGCCGTGTCGGCACCGCGGCCTATGACAATATGCGGCAACTGTTCGGCGATACCGTCGTCGGCGTGGACCTCGACCCGGTGAAGGTGGAGAGGCAGCAGTCGAGCGGCCGCCACGTACTGCTCGGTGATCCCACTGACGCGGACTTCTGGTACAGGGTCCAGACCGCCCATACCCTCGAGCTGGTGATGCTGGCTTTGCCGAACCTGGCCGCCAACCTTGCCGTCCTCGACCAGCTCAAGGCTTCCTCGTCCTACTGCAGGGTCGCCGCCACGGCGAGATTCCCCGATGAGGTCGATGTGCTCAAGGAGGCCGGCGCGTCGAGCGTGTACAACGTCTACGCGGAGGCGGGGTCCGGTTTCGCTGCGCACGTGGCGGCGCAGACGCCGCAGAAGGCGGACGAGTAG